In one Oryza glaberrima chromosome 2, OglaRS2, whole genome shotgun sequence genomic region, the following are encoded:
- the LOC127761350 gene encoding nudix hydrolase 21, chloroplastic-like: protein MAVLVARQGRELQRYTSAGGRIVVGCIPYRVRSGGEMEVLVITSQKGHGMMFPKGGWELDESMDEAARREALEEAGVRGDTETSLGCWYYKSRRYDTTYEGFMFPLRVTDELLQWPEMSSRKRTWATVQQAMDGCQHGWMREALERLVSRHATNKLQSAL, encoded by the exons ATGGCCGTGCTGGTGGCGAGGCAGGGGCGGGAGCTGCAGCGGTACACGAGCGCCGGGGGCCGCATCGTGGTGGGTTGCATCCCGTACCGGgtgcgcagcggcggcgagatggaggTGCTGGTGATCACGTCGCAGAAGGGGCACGGCATGATGTTCCCCAAGGGCGGGTGGGAGCTCGACGAGTCCATGGACGAGGCCGCCCGCCGCGAGGCGCTCGAGGAGGCCGGCGTCCGCGGCGACACCGAGACGTCCCTCGGCTGCTGGTACTACAAGAGCCGCCGCTACGACACCACCTACGAGGGCTTCATGTTCCCTCTCCGCGTcaccgacgagctcctccagtGGCCCGAGATGTCCTCCCGCAAGCGCACCTGG GCCACGGTGCAGCAGGCGATGGATGGATGCCAGCACGGTTGGATGCGTGAGGCGCTCGAGCGGCTCGTCTCCCGGCACGCCACCAACAAGCTGCAGTCTGCGCTGTAA